AAATTATGAAAATGCTATAGATTATTTTAATAAATCGCTGGAAATAGCACCAGATAATTCATTTGTTCATTTTCTGCTTGGAAATGCATACTCTAGAGCTGGTCTTATAAAAGAAGCTATTAATAGTTATGATTTTGCTATATTTTTAGACTTAGATATTTATACAGCACATTTGGATTTTGCAAAAAAATATGAAGCGATAGGGCAAAAACAGAGAGCTTTAAAAGAATATGTTATAGCTTATGAAATAGATCCTAGAGAAAAGAATATTATCAATAAGATAAATGAACTAAAAGCAGATATAGTATCTAAGAAATATTAAAAATTTCTAATAGAAGGAAAAGTGTTTCTTTTCTTTCTATTTTTGCTTTTTAATATTTAATTTTTAAAGGAGAGAAAATGATATATAGTGTTTCATTAGTATTTATACTAATAATATTTTTATTTATAGGTATGACCTTTGGATTTAATAGAGCAGTAGCTTTTATTCCGGTTCTTTTTATCATTTTTTTACTTGTTGCATTTCTTGGATGGTTTGCAATAAATTTTTTCTGGCTAATACTTCTTGTAATGCTGATAAATTATATTAAAAATCAGAGTCAGCCTAAGAGTACAAAAAAAAGGACATATTATTATAAATTTGAGAGAACAGAAGATTTTGATGATTTTTTTCGTCAGGCAGGACAGCAGAGTGGTGGATATTCTTATGGAGGAAATAATGGAAACCCATTTGGCTATGCTGAAGACAAAACTAAATATTATAAAATTTTAGGTGTTAACTCTAATGCAACAAAAGAGGAAATAAAAAAGGCATATAGAGAACTTGTAAAACAGCACCATCCTGATAAGTTTACTAATGCAAGTGAAGCAGATAAAAAATACCATGAGAATAGGATAAAAGAGATAAATGAAGCTTATGATAAATTGTCAAAAGATTTTTCTTAGCTTGAAATGATTTATAAGCTATGCTATAATTATATGGGTTTAAGTTTAGTGAAAAATTTAACTTATTCTTAACAGATGAAGGAGAAAAAAATGAAATTGAAAACATTGATTCTTGCTGCTGGAAAAGGTACTAGAATGAAGTCGGAACTTCCTAAAGTTATTCATGAAGTAAATGGTATTCCAATGATTTCTAAGATAATAAAAGTTTTAGAGATTTTAAAACCAGAGGAAAATATACTCATTTTAGGTCATAAAAAAGAAGAAGTTCTGAAAGTAGTAGGAGAAAATGCAGACTATGTAGTACAAACTGAGCAACTTGGAACAGGGCATGCAGTGCTGCAAGCAAAGGATAAATTAAAAGACTATGATGGAGATGTAATGATACTTTGTGGAGATACTCCTCTGTTAAGAGAAGAAACTCTTAAGGAACTTTATAAATTTCATAAAGATACAGATTCGGTAACAACTATACTTACCTCTATTTATGATAATCCATTTGGATATGGCAGAATAGTAAAAGAAAATGGACTGGTAAAAGCAATAGTTGAAGAAAAAGAGGCAGATGCTGAAATTAAAAAAATAAAAGAGGTAAATGCTGGAGTATATTGTTTTAAAGGAAGAGAACTTTTTGAAGCTCTTTCAAAAATAACTAATAATAATGAAAAAGGTGAGTACTATTTGACTGATGTAATAGGAATACAAGTTGGAGAAGGAAAACAAGTACAAAGTTATGTATTGAGTGATAATATAGAAATATTAGGTGTGAATTCAAAAGTAGAACTTGCTCAGGCTTCTAAAGTATTGAGAGATAGGAAAAATATAGAGCTTATGGAGAAAGGGGCTATTCTTATAGATCCAGCTACTGTATATATAGAGGAAGATGTAGAGATAGGAAGAGATACTATTATTTATCCAGGAGCAGTTTTACAAGGGAAAACAGTAATTGGAGAAAATTGTCAAATTTTAGGAGCTAGTAGAATAGTTGATAGCATTTTAAGAAATAATATTAAAGTGGAAAGTTCTGTTATAGAAGATAGTATATTAGAAAATGGAGTAACTATAGGACCTTTTGCACATTTAAGACCAAAAAGCCATCTAAAAGAGAAAGTACATATAGGAAACTTTGTAGAAGTAAAAAAATCTGTTTTAGAAAAAGGGGTAAAAGCTGGACATTTAACATATTTGGGAGATGCACAGATTGGAGAAGATACAAATATTGGTGCTGGAACTATAACTTGTAATTATGATGGAAAAAACAAGTTCAAAACTATTGTAGGAAAAAATTCTTTTATAGGAAGTGATTCTATGCTGGTAGCTCCAGTGATTATTGGAGAAAATGCTCTAGTAGGAGCAGGATCAGTAATAACTAAAGATGTTCCTGATAACTCGTTGGCTGTATCAAGAAGTAAACAAATTATTAAAAATGATTGGAGGAAATAAAAAATGGTTAAATCTGAAAATGTTAAGATTTTTGCTGGGACATCAAATGTGGCTTTAGCTACAAAAATTGCTGAGAGGTATGGACTACCACTAGGAGAAGCAGAAGTAGTTAGATTTAAAGATGGAGAGGTTTTTGTTAAAATTGATGAAACAGTTAGAGGTAGAGATGTATTTGTTGTACAATCAACTTCTGAACCTGTTAATGAAAATTTAATGGAACTTTTAATCTTTATTGATGCATTAAAAAGAGCATCTGCAAAGAGCATTACTGTGATTATTCCTTATTATGGATATGCAAGACAAGACAGAAAATCTAGTCCTAGAGAACCAATTACTTCTAAATTGGTAGCAAATTTATTAACAAAATCAGGGGCTAACAGAATTGTTGCCATGGATCTACATGCTGATCAAATTCAAGGATTCTTTGACATTCCAGTAGATCATATGCAGGCTTTACCATTAATGGTAAAATATTTTATGAAAAAGGGACTTTATGGAGATGATGTAGTAGTAGTTTCTCCAGATATTGGTGGAGTAAAAAGAGCTAGAAAGTTAGCTGAATGGTTAGATTGTAAAATAGCTATTATTGATAAAAGAAGACCAAAACCAAATATGTCAGAAGTTATGAATCTTATAGGAGAGGTTCAAGGAAAAACTGCTATATTTATAGATGATATGATTGATACAGCTGGAACTATTACAAATGGTGCTGCTGCTATAATTGACAGAGGAGCAAAAGAAGCTTATGCTTGCTGTACACATGCAGTATTTTCTGATCCTGCTATTGAAAGATTAGCAGAATCTCCTTTAAAAGAAGTTATAGTAACTGATTCTATTGCTTTACCAGAGAGAAAGAAATTAGATAAAATAACTGTTCTTTCAGTTGATGAAATATTCTCAGAAGCTATTAGTAGAATCGTAAATAATCAATCAGTTTCTGAATTATTTGAAAAAGCTGAAACAAAAAGAAATGTTAAATAATCCAGTTGCAAAGGCAAAAAAATAATTTTTTCTAATAAAAGCTAGTAGTTTTACTAGCTTTTTATTTGTATATATGATAAAATTATGGATATTTTAATAATGATATGTTAGGTTAGGTGTATAAATGGATAGAATTAAATATACTTCTTTAAATGCTGACTATAATAAAATAGGAAAATTGTTAAAAGAGGGAAATTTGATAATTTATCCTACAGATACTGTATATGGTGTTGGAGGGATAATAGAATCAGATGAATCTATAGCTAAAATTTATAAAGCTAAAGAAAGAAGCTTTAAATCACCTCTCATTGTTTTAGTGAGTGATGTATCTAAAATAGAAAAAATAGCATATATTGAAGAAAAGAATAGAGAGAAAATAGAAAAATTAATAAAAGAATTCTGGCCTGGAGGACTTACTATTATATTAAACAAAAAAGATAATGTTCCTGATATAATGGTATCAGGCGGGAAAACTGTAGGAGTTAGAATGCCTAATCTTGATACTGCTTTAAAAATAATAGAAGCAGCAGGAGGATTATTGCCAACTACAAGTGCAAATATATCTGGGGAAACGACACCTAGAAGTTATGATGAACTTTCAGAAGAGTTTAAAGAAAGAGTAGAAATATTAGTTGATGGAGGAAGGTGCCCAATAGGAAATGCCTCAACTATAATAGATATGAGTGATAAACCAAAAATTCTTAGAACAGGAGCTATATCTATTGAAGATATAGAAAAAATTATTGGAAAATTAAATGGGGAGGAAATAAATTAATGAAAACACAAAGAGTAAATCCAAATGCAATGAATCCTATGCAGATGAATAATATGTCATCTATGATGGGAATGATGAACAGCATTCAAAAGATAGGGAAAGGTAAAAGAAAATACTCTATTATGCTGGACAAAAATAATAAAAAATTTCTGGCAAAATTTATAGATGAAGTAAAAAAACAATTTGCTTCTTCACCTTTAGGGACACAGGGGCAAGGAGTTAGTGACTTTTTTGATTATGTAAAAAAAATGTGTGAAGATAAAAATCAAATGGAACTTAAAGTTAGTTTTGAGGAATATGAATTCCTTAAAAAGATGGTTATAGATTCTATAAAAGGAATGGAAGCTATGGAGTTCAAATGGTATCAACTTATTAAAAAAGGTATGATAAAAATGATGGTAAAACAATATAGAGAACTTCTAACAAAATTAAAATAAAAATACCTTTATAAAGGGGAGTAATGACGAAAGAATATAGTATTGGAGTATTTGACTCTGGAGTTGGTGGCACAACTGTACTAAAGATAATGGCAGAAATATTACCCCATGAAAATATAATATATTATGCTGATAGTGGTAATGCTCCATATGGTAAAAAAACAGTAGAGGAGTTGCAAAGTCTATGTTTTAATATAATGGACTTTTTTCTGAAAAATAGATGTAAAGCAGTTGTTATAGCTTGTAATACTGCTACTGCTGCTGCTTTAACTGCAATAAAAGAAAGATACGATATACCTGTGATTGGAGTTATAAATCCAGGAGCAAAAGCAGCTGCAAATATGAGCAAAAATGGACATATTGCTGTATTAGCAACACCTTTTACTGCTAATTCAAATGCTTATGGAGAGGAGATAAAAAAAATTTCTAAAAAAGTTTCAGTGTACCAAGAGGGATGTTCTGAGCTATGCACTATGATAGAAGAAGGCTGGGAAAATTTTGAAAATAGAGGCGATATTTTAGATGGGCATATATCCCAATTTCCAGGGTCAGCAGATACACTGGTATTAGGTTGCACTCATTATCCTATTATAAAAGAAGATATAGAAAAATATTTTTCTGGAAAAATAGTTGATCCAGCAAAAGAAACTGTTATTGAACTTGTTGAAGCATTGAGAGATGATGATTTGTTAAATGATTCTAAAGATAGAGGAAAAATAGAATTCTTTGTCAGTGGGAATAAAGAACAATTCAGAAAAATAGCAGAGAAATTTTTAGGATTTGAGGTTAAAAAACTTTATCAAATAGAGAAATAATTAAATAAAGAGGCTGTTGCAGCTTAATGATTTTTTGATCATTAGACTGGACAGCCTCCTTTTAATTACTATGTAAGTTTTATTCTATAATTTTACCATTATGAAAATATTCAATCTAATTTATTGGAATTAAAGAATAGAAAGAAAAATTTAAAATCTTATTTATAAGCATTTCCTATAAGCCCTACAGCCTCTTTTGCTCTCATTATTTTTTCTCTTGCAATAGCTCTTGCTTTTTTAGCACCTTCATAAAGAACTTCCTGTACATAATCGCTATTTTCTACTAAATGTTCTCTTCTTTCTCTTGCTTCTCCAAAATATTCAAGGATAGCATTTAAAAGTTCAGTTTTAGCATGACCATAACCAAAATTTCCAGCAAGGAACTTTTCTTTAAGTTCATTTTGTTTTTCAATAGAAGCAAAAAGAGCATAAAGTTTAGCTATATTATTATTTGGATCTTTTGGCTCTTCCAAAGGAGTAGAATCAGTAACTATGCTCATAACTTGTTTTTTTAATTCTTTTTTTGAAGCAAACATATTTATTGTGTTTCCATAAGATTTACTCATTTTTTGACCATCTGTTCCTGGAATAACTGCAAGATCATCCATTATGAGAGGATCAGGAAGTTTAAAGAGATCTACACCATACTGCTGATTAAATTTCATAGCTATATCCCTTGTCATTTCAAGATGCTGTTTTTGATCTTTTCCTACTGGGACAACATCAGTATCATATATCAGAATATCAGCAGCCATAAGCACAGGATAAGTCATAAGACCTGCATTTGGAGTAAAACCCTTAGCAATTTTATCTTTATATGAATGTCCTCTTTCCAGCAATCCAACAGGGGTAACATTTGAAAGAAGCCAAGAAAGCTCAACATGTTCTGGTATGTCAGATTGGAGAAATATAGTAGATTTCTCAGGATTTAATCCAAGAGCAAGATAATCTAATACAATATTATATGTATTTTCTTTTAAAGATTTTGGATCAGTAAGAGAAGTAAGTGAATGATAGTCAGCAATAAAGTAGAAACCTTCAAATTCACCACTGTTTTGATTTTTTACGAACTGGCTGATTGCACCAAAGTAGTTTCCAAGATGAAGGATTCCGCTAGGTTGAATACCAGATAAACTTCTTTTCATAGAAATTCCTCCTAAAACTAAATATATTCTACATAGTACCATATATATAAAAAAAATTCAATGATACAGCTCTTTTTAAAAAAGAGGTAATGTAGTATAATGAAATAGATAAATGGGAAAATAGAAAGAAAATTTTGGAGGGATAATATGGATTATTATGTGGGAATAGACTTGGGAGGAACAAATACTAAAATAGGACTGTTGAATATAGAAGGAGATATTTTAAAGAGTTCTATAATAAAAACACTTTCATCAGAAGGTGTGGACAAGACTATGGAAAGAATATGGGGAGTAATACAGGAGCTCGCAAAAGAAACAAATATAAATGTAGAAGATATAAAGGGGATAGGAATGGGAATTCCAGGACCTGTTGAAGAGCAAAGTATAGTAGCTTTTTTTGCAAATTTTCCTTGGGGAACTAATGTAAATATAAAAGAAAAGCTTGAAAAAATAACAGGAATAGAAACAAAGTTAGATAATGATGCAAATATTATAGCATTAGGAGAAGCTAAATATGGAGCTGCAAAAGGAAGTAAAAGTAGTGTAACAGTCGCACTAGGGACAGGTATAGGAGGAGGAATATATGTAAATGGAATGCTTATATCTGGATTTAAAGGTGCTGGTGGAGAAATAGGTCATATGAAAATAGTAAAAGAAGGAAGATTATGTGGCTGTGGACAAAGAGGTTGTTTTGAAGCATATGCTTCTGCAACTGGGTTAATAAGAGAGGCAGTGTCAAGGCTTACTGTAAATAAACAAAATCTTCTTTATACAATGATAGAAGGGAATATAGCAGGACTTGAAGCAAAAGATATATTTGATGCTGCTAAAGAAGGAGATGCTTTTTCACTAGATTTGGTAGATTATGAGGCAGAGTATTTAGCTATGGGAATAGCTAATATTTTAAATATAATAAATCCTGAAACTATAGTTTTAGGTGGAGGAGTTGCATTAGCAGGAGATATTTTATTGAATCCTCTTAGAAAAAAATTAGAAAAATATGCTCTTCCAGTTACTTTGGAAGATTTAAAAATAGTTCAGGGAATTTTAGGAAATGAAGCTGGAATAAAAGGCGCAGTTGGACTTTTTTCATAAAAATTGAATTATTTCTTCTTAGTTTATAAAGTTTTTGTAATTTTTACTTAAAGTTATTGACAAAGCTTGAATAAAAGATTATATTTAATAGTGAAAGTATAATTTTAAAATCTTAGTTTCATAAAACAAATCTAAAGTTCTAAAATAAAACAAAACAGAGAGTCTTTATAAAAACTTAGGAGGTATTTTAGCTATGAAAAAGACAAGTTTAATATTAGGGGCATTATTACTAGCAGCAGGTTTGGCTGGATGTGGTGAGAAAAAAGAAGCTGCTCCAGCAGATACAGCATCAGCACCAAAAGCAGAAAAAAAATTAAGAATAGGTTTTACAGCTTATAAATTTGATGATAACTTTATTGCATTGTACAGAAAGGTTGTACAAGATGAAGCTAAGAAAATGGAAGATAAAGTAGATTTAACAATGGTTGATTCTCAAAATAGCCAACAAACTCAAAATGATCAGATAGATGTAATGCTTTCTAAAGGAATAGATGCATTAGCAGTTAACTTGGTTGACCCAGCAGCTGGGCAAACAGTAATGGAGAAAATTAAAGCTGAGAATGTTCCTGTTGTATTTTATAATAAAAAACCAGCAAAGGAAGTTTTAGCAGCTTATGATAAAGCTTATTATGTAGGAATTGATCCTAATGCTCAAGGGATAGCTCAAGGGGAACTTATCATGAAAGCTTGGAAAGCCAATCCAGATTTAGATTTGAATAAAGATGGAAAAATTCAATATGTAATGATTAAAGGAGAACCTGGACATCCAGATGCTGAAGCAAGAACAATTTACTCAATAAAAACTTTAAATGACAATGGAATAGAAACTGAAGAATTACATTTAGATACTGCAATGTGGGATACTGCACAGGCAAAAGATAAAATGGATGCATGGTTGTCAGGACCTAATGGAGATAAAATTGAAGTTGTTATCTGTAATAATGATGGAATGGCTCTAGGAGCTATTGAATCAATGAAAGCTGTTGGAAAGAAACTTCCAGTATTTGGAGTTGACGCTTTACCAGAAGCAATTGTTAAAATTGAAGCAGGAGAAATGGCAGGAACTGTTCTTAATGATGCAAAAGGACAAGGAAGTGCTACTTGGGATATGGTAGTTAACTTAGCAGAAGGAAAATCTCCAACTGAAGGAACTGACAGAAAATTAGATGAAAAAGAAATTTTAATACCTAGTATTGGAATTGATAAAGATAATGTTGCAGAATTTAAATAAGATAAAATTATATAAATAAATTATTTTTAGGAAGAGAAGGGGGATTGTTTTATAGACACATCTCCCTTTTTCCAGAAAAAGAATATAGAAAAGTTAGTAATAGTAAGGAGACAATATGAATGATTTAGAATATATACTAGAAATGGATAATATTTCTAAAGAGTTTCCGGGGGTAAAAGCGTTAGATGGGGCTAATTTAAAAGTCAGACCTCATTCTGTTCATGCGCTCATGGGTGAAAATGGTGCTGGAAAATCAACTCTAATGAAATGTTTATTTGGAATTTATGAAAAAGATAGTGGAAAGATACTATTTGAAGGGAAAGAGATAAATTTTACTTCTGCAAAAGAAGCTCTTGATAATGGAGTATCAATGGTTCATCAAGAACTCAATCAAGTACTTCAAAGAAATGTACTTGATAATATATGGCTTGGAAGATATCCTCAAAAAGGATTTTTTATAGATGAGAAAAAAATGTATAATGATACAAAAAAAATATTTGAAGAACTTGAAATAGATGTAGATCCACATTCAAAAGTAGCAGATCTTGCAGTTTCAGAAAGACAAATGATAGAAATAGCAAAAGCAGTATCATATAATTCGAAAATAATTGTGATGGACGAGCCTACTTCTTCACTTACTGAAAAAGAGGTAGAACATCTATTTAAAATAATTAATAAACTAAGAGATAAAGGGTGTGGAATAGTATATATTTCTCATAAAATGGAAGAGATAAAAGCTATATCAGACGATATTACTATTCTTAGAGATGGTAAATGGATAGCAACGGAATCGGTTGCGAATCTTTCAACTGATCAAATAATAAATATGATGGTAGGAAGAGATTTAACTAATCGTTTTCCACCAAAGGACAATGTAGTAAAAGAATGTATTTTAAAGGTAGATGGACTTACAGCTGCAAAGCAACCTTCTATTAATGATATTAGTTTTGAGCTTCATAAGGGAGAAATATTAGGAGTGGCAGGATTAGTCGGAGCAAAAAGAACTGATATTGTGGAAACAATATTTGGTATAAGGGAAAAAGCATCAGGAAGTATATTTTTAAATGGAAAAGAAGTTAAGAATAAGACTCCTAATGAGGCAATAGAAAACGGATTTGCATTAGTAACAGAAGAACGTAGAGCTACAGGGATATATAGTATGCTTAATGTTGGGTTTAATTCTACTATTTCAAATTTAGACAGATATTTAAGTAAATTTCGTTTGTTAAGTGATAAAGATATTAAAAAGGATACTCAATGGGTAATAGACAGTATGAGAGTAAAGACACCTTCTCAATCAACAAGTATAGGATCTCTATCTGGAGGAAATCAGCAAAAAGTAATATTGGGAAGATGGCTATTAACTGAACCAGATGTGCTTATGCTAGATGAACCTACAAGAGGAATAGATGTTTTAGCAAAATTTGAAATTTATCAACTTATGATAGAACTTGCTAAAAAAGATAAAGGAATTATTATGATTTCTTCTGAAATGCCAGAACTTTTAGGAGTGACAGACAGAATACTTGTAATGAGTAATGGAAGAGTTGCAGGGATAGTAAAAACATCTGAAACATCTCAAGAAGAAATAATGACTTTATCAGCAAAATATCTATAGAAAAAGGGAGAAAAAAATGAATATACGTACAAAAGATGGAAAAATTGATTTTAAAAAATTATTTATACAAAGTGGACTTTATCTTGTTCTTTTCTTAATGCTGGTTTTAATAATTGCTAAAGAACCTTCATTTTTAAGTATAAGAAACTTTAAGAATATTCTTACTCAATCATCTGTAAGAGCAATCATAGCTCTTGGAGTTGCTGGATTAATTGTAACTCAAGGAACAGACCTTTCAGTAGGAAGACAAGTAGGATTTTCAGCTGTTATTTCAGCAACATTATTACAGGCAACTACAAATGTAAATAAAGTATTTCCTAACTTAGGGGAATTTCCAGTAATTGGAGCAATTATTATTGTAATGATTGTTGGTATGGTGATTGGATCAATAAATGGTATTATAGTTGCAAAACTTAATGTTCACCCATTTATTGCTACTTTAGGAATGATGACTATTGTTTATGGAATTAACTCATTATATTATGACTATGTTGGAGCTTCTCCAATATCAGGATTTAGTAAAAGTTACAGTTCATTTGCACAGGGATATATAGGAACTCCGAGTTTTAATATGTCTTATCTCATAATATATGCAGCAGTTGCTACTGCAATAATGTGGATATTATGGAATAAAACAAAATTTGGTAAGAATGTATTTGCAGTTGGTGGAAATCCAGAAGCAGCAAAAGTATCAGGAGTAAATGTGGCTTGGACACTTGTTAAAATATATGCTTTATCAGGTATGTATTATGCTTTTGGTGGATTGCTTGAAGCTGGACGTATTGGTTCTGCAACAAATAACTTAGGAAATATGTATGAAATGGATGCTATAGCAGCCTGTGTTATTGGTGGAGTTTCATTTTATGGAGGAGTTGGAAAGATATCTGGGGTAATAACAGGAGTTATCATCCTTACTGTTATCAACTATGGTTTGACTTATGTAGGAGTAAGTCCATACTGGCAATATATCATAAAAGGTATGATAATTGTAGCAGCTGTGGCATTTGATGCTATCAAATACTCAAAGAAAAAATAGTTGAAACTTAATATACAGAGAAAATAAATTTTATGCCTAACTTTCAAAAGTTAGGCTTTTTTTACAGATATCTTTCATCCTCACATTGACAAAGTATCGAATCTACAATATAATTATATAGACAAAAAATAATATAATCAACAAATATATAGACTAATAATATAACTATAACGACTAAAGAAGGGAATAATATGCAGTGTACCAAGATATTGACAGATGAAAATAATAAAGAGTTGGCTGTACATGGAAATTATGAATTTCCATGTGCTGTATATTTTTCATATGTATCGAAATATACAGCTGGGGAGATAGATTGGCACTGGCACAAAGAGATAGAGATAATAAATATATATCAAGGAACACTTTATGTAGAAATAGAAAATAAAAAATTTATTCTATCAAAGGGAGATAGCCTTTTTATAAATTCTGAAGAGATGCATTTTATGAAAATGAATACAAAGGAAGAATGTGTAATAATATCTTTCGTATTTAATAAATCACTAATATGTGGTGATAAAGGAAATAATATAGAACAAAAATATATAGATCCTCTTATTAATTGTAAAGAACTTTCAGCTTTGGAATTAACTAAAGAAGATTCAAAAAAATTAGCACAAGCATATTATTCTTATTCAAATAATATTTTAGGTTATGAAATAATAGTAAGAAATATATTAAGTGAGATTCTTTTAAATATAATAAGAAAGAACCAGAAACTTTTAGAAAAATCAAGTAATAATAGTAATACAGATAAAGAAAGAATTAAACGTATGCTTGCCTTTATATATAAAAATTATTCTGAGGATATAAGTCTTGCTGATATAGCAAAAGAAGCATTTATTGGAGAAAGGGAAGCTTTGAGATGTTTTGCAAGAACTATCGGAATATCTCCAATAGAATATTTGTTAAAGTATCGAATATACACAGCAGCAGAAATGCTGAGAAATAGTGAACAGCCAATTGCAGAGATATGTTTGCAGACAGGGTTTAATAGTCCAAGTTATTTTTCAAAAGTTTTTTGTCGAATGTTGGGAACAACTCCAAGAGAGTACAGGAAAAATAAAGTAAAATCAGATATTAAAAATAAAATCTTTTTACTGGATAATAAATAAATATTTTAGAATAAATTTACCTCATCTGCAAAATAATAGGATGAGGTATTTTTTATGATATTTTTGTACATAGATTGAGAGGAATTATAATTTATATTATGTTAAACTTTATTTACTATTGATAGAAATTAAATAAGGGAGTAATCTATGGAGATAATTCAAATAAAAATCTTATAAAAAAATATAAAAATGAAAAGAAAGTATTGGATATAAAAGGACTTACAGTGAGGCAGGGAGAAATTTTTTCTCTTTTAGGACCTAATGGAGCAGGAAAATCAACTCTGATAAATATATTAACTACTTACCTTGATTATAATTCTGGGGAAATAAAAATTTCAGGAAAAGATTTAAGAAAAGAATATTATGAAATAAGAAAAAAATAGCTTGTGTAGCACAAAATATTTCTATTGATGAATATCTTTCTTTAAAAGAAAACTTAATTTTTCAAGGAGAGTTGTATGGAATAGAAAATCATAAAATAAATGAAAGTATGTGTGCAGTATTTAAATGTATGCCACCTTTTTCAGAAAATTCACAAAAAATTTACAAAAGGTTTTATACTGAATGGTTGCCATATTCAGGGTATACCTATGGAGAGGTTGCAGATATAGAAGTTTATCCTGATAATAATGAAAATAGTATGGAAATATGGTTTTCTATAAAGTTAAAAAAGTAAAAAAATGTTGTAGAATAAAAAGAATTGTGATATACTTTTTAAGTAAAAAATATTTACAAATAAAAAAAATATCCAAAGAAAAACGTGCAATTTTTCTTTAAAATAAAAGACGATTTTTTTTCGTCTTTTTTTGATTATTGAAAATAAAATTACTTTATGGAGGATATTTATGAAAGAAACTAAGTACATATTTGTAACAGGTGGAGTGGTGTCATCACTAGGAAAAGGAATAACAGCATCATCATTAGGTAGGTTATTGAGAGAAAGAGGATATAATGTAACTATCCAGAAATTTGATCCCTATATTAATAT
Above is a window of Fusobacterium varium DNA encoding:
- the prs gene encoding Ribose-phosphate pyrophosphokinase produces the protein MVKSENVKIFAGTSNVALATKIAERYGLPLGEAEVVRFKDGEVFVKIDETVRGRDVFVVQSTSEPVNENLMELLIFIDALKRASAKSITVIIPYYGYARQDRKSSPREPITSKLVANLLTKSGANRIVAMDLHADQIQGFFDIPVDHMQALPLMVKYFMKKGLYGDDVVVVSPDIGGVKRARKLAEWLDCKIAIIDKRRPKPNMSEVMNLIGEVQGKTAIFIDDMIDTAGTITNGAAAIIDRGAKEAYACCTHAVFSDPAIERLAESPLKEVIVTDSIALPERKKLDKITVLSVDEIFSEAISRIVNNQSVSELFEKAETKRNVK
- the racE_1 gene encoding Glutamate racemase 1 produces the protein MTKEYSIGVFDSGVGGTTVLKIMAEILPHENIIYYADSGNAPYGKKTVEELQSLCFNIMDFFLKNRCKAVVIACNTATAAALTAIKERYDIPVIGVINPGAKAAANMSKNGHIAVLATPFTANSNAYGEEIKKISKKVSVYQEGCSELCTMIEEGWENFENRGDILDGHISQFPGSADTLVLGCTHYPIIKEDIEKYFSGKIVDPAKETVIELVEALRDDDLLNDSKDRGKIEFFVSGNKEQFRKIAEKFLGFEVKKLYQIEK
- the dnaJ_1 gene encoding Chaperone protein DnaJ: MIYSVSLVFILIIFLFIGMTFGFNRAVAFIPVLFIIFLLVAFLGWFAINFFWLILLVMLINYIKNQSQPKSTKKRTYYYKFERTEDFDDFFRQAGQQSGGYSYGGNNGNPFGYAEDKTKYYKILGVNSNATKEEIKKAYRELVKQHHPDKFTNASEADKKYHENRIKEINEAYDKLSKDFS
- the trpS gene encoding Tryptophan--tRNA ligase, which gives rise to MKRSLSGIQPSGILHLGNYFGAISQFVKNQNSGEFEGFYFIADYHSLTSLTDPKSLKENTYNIVLDYLALGLNPEKSTIFLQSDIPEHVELSWLLSNVTPVGLLERGHSYKDKIAKGFTPNAGLMTYPVLMAADILIYDTDVVPVGKDQKQHLEMTRDIAMKFNQQYGVDLFKLPDPLIMDDLAVIPGTDGQKMSKSYGNTINMFASKKELKKQVMSIVTDSTPLEEPKDPNNNIAKLYALFASIEKQNELKEKFLAGNFGYGHAKTELLNAILEYFGEARERREHLVENSDYVQEVLYEGAKKARAIAREKIMRAKEAVGLIGNAYK
- the yciO gene encoding Putative translation factor (SUA5); the protein is MDRIKYTSLNADYNKIGKLLKEGNLIIYPTDTVYGVGGIIESDESIAKIYKAKERSFKSPLIVLVSDVSKIEKIAYIEEKNREKIEKLIKEFWPGGLTIILNKKDNVPDIMVSGGKTVGVRMPNLDTALKIIEAAGGLLPTTSANISGETTPRSYDELSEEFKERVEILVDGGRCPIGNASTIIDMSDKPKILRTGAISIEDIEKIIGKLNGEEIN
- a CDS encoding Predicted O-linked N-acetylglucosamine transferase, SPINDLY family, producing MLKTELLKTEIFRDYSDKDLVKEEEAVRFSLLENPQNIENLKSLAAILYYKRDYNGAIKLYEKIVKANPENADYTAFLGYLYHENENYENAIDYFNKSLEIAPDNSFVHFLLGNAYSRAGLIKEAINSYDFAIFLDLDIYTAHLDFAKKYEAIGQKQRALKEYVIAYEIDPREKNIINKINELKADIVSKKY
- the glmU gene encoding Bifunctional protein GlmU, translated to MKLKTLILAAGKGTRMKSELPKVIHEVNGIPMISKIIKVLEILKPEENILILGHKKEEVLKVVGENADYVVQTEQLGTGHAVLQAKDKLKDYDGDVMILCGDTPLLREETLKELYKFHKDTDSVTTILTSIYDNPFGYGRIVKENGLVKAIVEEKEADAEIKKIKEVNAGVYCFKGRELFEALSKITNNNEKGEYYLTDVIGIQVGEGKQVQSYVLSDNIEILGVNSKVELAQASKVLRDRKNIELMEKGAILIDPATVYIEEDVEIGRDTIIYPGAVLQGKTVIGENCQILGASRIVDSILRNNIKVESSVIEDSILENGVTIGPFAHLRPKSHLKEKVHIGNFVEVKKSVLEKGVKAGHLTYLGDAQIGEDTNIGAGTITCNYDGKNKFKTIVGKNSFIGSDSMLVAPVIIGENALVGAGSVITKDVPDNSLAVSRSKQIIKNDWRK